A portion of the Staphylococcus felis genome contains these proteins:
- the aroE gene encoding shikimate dehydrogenase, producing the protein MKFAVIGHPIKHSLSPVMHNANFKSLQLDYNYEALDINPKHFHHIKDIISERNLNGFNITIPHKERIIPYLDEISPEAKAIGAVNTVKIMNNRWFGYNTDGSGFVKGLKNKYPQLEKAHILILGAGGASKGIAYALKLINQNPITVANRTLSRFNNWDFDVKTMSLDDVPHYINTYDIIINTTPLGMHQSNDTILNLAGIRPEILVCDIIYTPFETEFLKQAYQNGNEIYNGLDMFIYQGAESFKIWTNQQANIDVMKNTVLKYL; encoded by the coding sequence TTGAAATTTGCAGTCATTGGACATCCTATTAAACATTCTTTGTCACCTGTCATGCACAATGCAAATTTTAAAAGTTTGCAACTTGATTATAATTACGAGGCTTTAGATATTAATCCAAAGCATTTTCATCATATTAAAGATATTATTTCTGAGCGAAATTTAAACGGCTTTAATATCACGATACCGCATAAAGAGCGCATTATCCCATACCTTGACGAGATTTCACCTGAAGCGAAAGCAATAGGGGCAGTCAATACCGTTAAAATTATGAATAATCGTTGGTTTGGTTATAATACTGATGGCAGTGGATTTGTAAAAGGGTTAAAAAACAAGTATCCACAATTAGAGAAAGCACATATTCTCATCTTAGGTGCTGGTGGTGCTAGTAAAGGGATTGCATATGCTTTAAAATTAATAAATCAGAACCCTATTACCGTAGCCAACCGTACTCTCTCAAGATTTAACAACTGGGATTTTGATGTTAAGACGATGTCATTAGATGATGTGCCTCACTATATTAATACTTATGATATTATTATTAACACAACACCACTAGGTATGCATCAATCTAATGATACTATTCTAAATTTGGCAGGCATACGACCGGAAATATTAGTGTGTGATATTATATATACACCTTTTGAAACTGAATTTTTAAAGCAAGCATATCAAAATGGTAATGAGATTTATAATGGTCTTGATATGTTTATATATCAGGGAGCCGAAAGTTTTAAAATTTGGACAAATCAACAGGCAAATATTGATGTAATGAAAAATACAGTTTTAAAATATTTATAA
- the yqeH gene encoding ribosome biogenesis GTPase YqeH, producing MTEVHKCIGCGAVLQSENKNAPGYVPQSRLNEEDVICQRCFRLKNYNEVQDVGMESEDFLTLLNNLADKKGIVVNIVDVFDFEGSFIHSIKRIVGNKKIILAANKIDVLPKQINKRRVTEWIRQSAKNYGLYADDVVLISAMKGHGLKELMASIDKYRQNEDVYIVGTTNVGKSTLINRLIEESVGEKDVVTTSKVPGTTLDMIDIPLDDTSLIFDTPGIIQEHQMTHLVTTKELNTIIPKKEIKQRVFQLNESQTLFLGGLARIDYIKGGRRSLICYFSNDLPIHRTKLEKADQLWKEQIGHILSPPSNAKDFNFEELKKVQLKTENGKNDVIISGLGFITIDEGATVTVTVPKSVDVVLRPSIM from the coding sequence TTGACTGAAGTTCATAAGTGTATAGGCTGTGGTGCTGTGTTACAAAGCGAAAACAAAAACGCACCTGGATATGTTCCGCAATCGCGTTTAAATGAAGAAGATGTTATCTGTCAACGTTGTTTTAGATTAAAAAATTATAATGAAGTTCAAGATGTTGGTATGGAAAGTGAAGACTTTTTAACACTTTTAAATAATTTAGCAGACAAAAAAGGTATTGTCGTAAATATAGTAGACGTATTTGACTTTGAAGGATCTTTTATCCATTCTATAAAAAGAATTGTTGGTAATAAGAAAATCATTCTGGCAGCAAATAAAATAGACGTATTACCTAAACAAATAAATAAGCGTCGTGTCACAGAATGGATTAGACAATCGGCCAAAAATTATGGCTTATATGCAGACGATGTTGTTCTGATATCGGCTATGAAAGGTCATGGCTTAAAAGAATTAATGGCTTCAATTGATAAATATAGACAAAACGAAGACGTATATATTGTTGGAACGACAAACGTTGGAAAGTCCACACTTATCAATAGGCTAATTGAAGAAAGCGTTGGGGAAAAGGATGTTGTAACAACATCTAAAGTTCCTGGGACAACATTAGATATGATTGATATCCCACTTGATGACACAAGCCTTATTTTTGATACACCGGGCATTATACAAGAACATCAAATGACACATTTAGTCACAACTAAAGAATTAAATACAATTATACCTAAAAAAGAAATTAAGCAGCGTGTTTTTCAATTAAACGAATCGCAAACTTTATTTTTGGGTGGTCTTGCGAGAATTGACTATATTAAAGGAGGGCGTCGCTCATTAATTTGTTATTTCTCAAATGATTTACCAATCCATCGTACAAAGCTAGAAAAAGCGGATCAACTGTGGAAAGAACAAATAGGTCATATTTTGAGTCCTCCTTCAAATGCTAAAGATTTTAATTTTGAAGAATTGAAAAAAGTTCAACTTAAAACTGAAAATGGAAAGAATGATGTCATAATCTCAGGACTTGGGTTTATTACAATAGATGAAGGCGCTACAGTTACAGTAACAGTTCCTAAATCAGTTGATGTTGTTTTAAGACCTTCGATAATGTAG
- a CDS encoding class I SAM-dependent DNA methyltransferase yields MQYQNLSHFYDILSNDQPYDLWLNLIKEIAVKNNYQSILDLGCGTGTLTSQLTHIFPNVYGMDLSAEMLQIAARKSNDVTWVTGDMSDLHLDRSFDMITILCDSLNYVPEVEEVMNTFNHVFHHLNEGGTLIFDVHTLYKVITQFDNQLYVDDRESLTLVWKAEHGELPNSIYHDLTFFIKNDDSGQYTRYDETHFQVVLEKDQYLEMLKLIGFKDIKTFYDFDFENQNPESNRLFFIAKK; encoded by the coding sequence ATGCAATATCAAAATTTGAGTCATTTTTATGATATCCTTTCAAATGATCAGCCCTATGATTTGTGGTTGAACTTAATCAAAGAAATCGCTGTCAAAAATAATTATCAATCCATATTAGATTTGGGATGTGGCACAGGGACTTTGACTAGTCAATTAACACATATTTTTCCTAATGTATATGGTATGGATCTTAGTGCAGAAATGTTACAAATAGCTGCGAGAAAATCAAATGATGTAACGTGGGTAACTGGTGATATGAGTGACCTTCATTTAGATAGATCGTTTGATATGATTACAATACTATGTGATTCTTTAAATTACGTGCCCGAAGTAGAAGAGGTGATGAATACATTTAATCACGTATTTCATCATTTAAATGAGGGAGGCACTTTAATCTTTGATGTACATACATTGTATAAAGTTATCACGCAATTTGACAACCAACTATACGTAGATGATAGAGAATCATTAACATTAGTTTGGAAAGCTGAACATGGCGAATTACCCAATAGTATTTATCATGATTTAACGTTTTTTATAAAAAATGACGATTCTGGACAATATACACGCTATGACGAAACACATTTTCAAGTGGTTTTAGAAAAAGATCAGTACCTAGAAATGTTAAAATTGATTGGTTTTAAAGATATTAAAACTTTCTATGATTTTGATTTTGAGAATCAAAATCCAGAAAGCAATCGCTTGTTTTTCATAGCAAAAAAATAA
- the yhbY gene encoding ribosome assembly RNA-binding protein YhbY: MVLTGKQKRYLRSKAHHIDPIFQIGKSGINSNMITQLDETLEKRELIKIHILQNNLDDKQELANELSVQTNSHLVQLIGSMIVLYRESKESKQIELP, from the coding sequence ATGGTTTTAACAGGTAAACAAAAAAGATATTTAAGAAGCAAAGCACACCATATTGACCCTATTTTTCAAATTGGGAAGTCTGGTATTAACTCAAATATGATTACACAATTAGATGAGACACTTGAAAAAAGAGAATTAATTAAGATTCATATTTTACAAAACAACTTAGACGATAAGCAAGAACTTGCAAATGAGTTAAGCGTGCAAACTAATAGTCATTTGGTGCAGTTAATTGGTTCTATGATTGTTTTATATAGAGAATCTAAAGAAAGCAAACAAATCGAGTTACCTTAA
- a CDS encoding YqeG family HAD IIIA-type phosphatase, which produces MIKRLFLPNQYVKSIYEIDFDELQKRRIKGVITDLDNTLVGWDEAEPTPKVKNWFKALDEKGIQVTVVSNNNEKRVKSFCQSLNVDYIFKARKPLGKSLRKASSQMGLNHDEVVVIGDQMLTDVFGGNRNGLYTIMVVPVKNSDGFATKCNRLIERRLLNYFKRKGFIKWEE; this is translated from the coding sequence ATGATTAAACGTTTATTTTTACCAAATCAATATGTAAAATCTATTTATGAAATTGATTTTGATGAATTACAAAAGCGACGAATAAAGGGTGTTATTACTGATTTGGATAATACACTTGTAGGTTGGGATGAGGCTGAACCTACACCAAAGGTAAAAAATTGGTTTAAAGCTCTAGATGAAAAAGGGATACAGGTAACTGTTGTTTCAAACAATAATGAAAAGCGTGTTAAATCATTTTGTCAATCATTAAATGTCGATTATATTTTTAAAGCTCGAAAACCTTTAGGTAAATCATTAAGAAAAGCATCTTCACAAATGGGATTAAATCATGATGAAGTCGTTGTCATCGGGGACCAAATGTTAACAGATGTATTTGGTGGAAATCGTAATGGATTATACACGATTATGGTTGTTCCAGTTAAAAATTCTGATGGCTTTGCCACAAAATGCAACCGTCTTATTGAGCGTCGACTTTTAAATTATTTTAAGCGTAAAGGTTTTATAAAGTGGGAGGAATAA
- a CDS encoding 5'-methylthioadenosine/adenosylhomocysteine nucleosidase: protein MIGIIGAMEEEVHILKERMTNLEVQQIAHTLFYRGSLENKDVVLIQSGIGKVNVAMATTLLIHCFNPDYIINTGSAGALQGGMALGDVVISSEVSYHDADARAFGYHMGQIPGMPESYKADSYLYEKVEQALKNTNSNVKEGLIVSGDSFIGTNEQRQFILQHFPTAIAAEMEAAAIAQTCYQFKVPFIITRAISDLADAEANMTFDAFLKVASKASSQMVIELINLL from the coding sequence ATGATTGGTATTATTGGAGCGATGGAAGAAGAAGTTCATATTTTAAAAGAACGTATGACGAATTTAGAAGTGCAACAAATCGCACATACACTGTTTTATAGAGGGAGCCTTGAAAATAAAGATGTTGTATTAATTCAAAGTGGAATTGGTAAGGTAAATGTAGCAATGGCAACCACACTGTTAATTCACTGTTTTAATCCAGATTATATTATCAATACAGGGTCTGCTGGGGCTTTACAAGGTGGGATGGCGCTTGGTGATGTTGTAATCAGTTCAGAAGTCAGTTATCATGATGCAGATGCTAGAGCATTTGGTTATCATATGGGCCAAATCCCAGGAATGCCTGAAAGTTATAAGGCTGACTCATATTTATACGAAAAAGTTGAGCAAGCGTTAAAAAATACCAATTCAAATGTAAAAGAAGGATTGATTGTTTCAGGCGATAGTTTTATCGGAACTAATGAACAACGTCAATTCATATTACAACATTTTCCTACCGCAATTGCAGCAGAAATGGAAGCAGCAGCAATTGCACAAACATGTTATCAGTTTAAAGTACCATTTATCATTACGCGAGCAATTTCTGATTTAGCAGATGCAGAAGCAAATATGACTTTCGATGCATTTTTAAAAGTTGCCTCTAAAGCTTCAAGTCAAATGGTTATAGAATTAATTAATTTATTATAA
- the nadD gene encoding nicotinate (nicotinamide) nucleotide adenylyltransferase, translating into MDKIVVYGGQFNPIHSAHEMIISEVNAQIKPDYFYIVPSYISPLKKVENPINVKHRIKMVELVIENLGFGTIYLDEIERKGESFTFDTMKTIDKKHPNAKLFFVIGTDQYLQLNKWYRIEELKSFVTFIVVNRGQEKTIVDDSILNVNIPNMEISSTEIRKRRQSHQTIHMWVPLNIEKYILEEDLYG; encoded by the coding sequence ATGGATAAAATAGTTGTCTACGGAGGACAGTTTAATCCAATTCATAGTGCACATGAAATGATTATTAGTGAAGTTAATGCGCAAATTAAACCAGATTATTTTTATATTGTGCCTAGTTATATATCGCCTTTAAAAAAAGTGGAAAATCCCATCAACGTAAAGCACCGAATAAAAATGGTTGAACTGGTTATTGAAAATTTAGGATTCGGCACAATATATTTGGATGAGATTGAAAGAAAAGGCGAAAGTTTTACTTTTGATACGATGAAAACGATTGATAAGAAGCATCCAAATGCAAAACTCTTTTTTGTGATTGGTACCGACCAATATTTACAATTAAATAAGTGGTATCGGATTGAAGAGCTTAAATCGTTTGTAACGTTTATTGTCGTCAATCGAGGTCAAGAAAAAACAATCGTTGATGACTCAATCTTAAATGTGAACATACCTAACATGGAAATAAGTTCTACAGAAATTAGAAAACGACGACAATCGCATCAAACCATCCATATGTGGGTACCGTTGAATATTGAAAAGTATATTTTGGAGGAAGATTTATATGGATAA
- the rsfS gene encoding ribosome silencing factor has product MNSKELLTLSIKAADDKKAEDIVSITMKEISDVTDYFVICHGNNERQVQAIAKSVKDAAHEMGIEVKRIEGFNEGRWILIDLVDVVVHVFHKDERYYYNIEKLYSDAEMLGYQEAIQR; this is encoded by the coding sequence ATGAATTCGAAAGAACTATTAACTTTAAGCATTAAAGCTGCAGACGATAAAAAAGCAGAAGATATTGTATCTATTACAATGAAAGAAATTTCAGATGTTACTGATTACTTTGTTATTTGTCATGGTAATAATGAACGTCAAGTCCAAGCTATTGCAAAATCTGTTAAAGATGCAGCACATGAAATGGGTATAGAGGTTAAAAGAATTGAAGGATTTAATGAAGGGCGTTGGATTTTGATTGATTTAGTAGATGTTGTTGTTCACGTTTTTCATAAAGATGAACGTTATTATTATAATATCGAAAAATTGTACAGCGATGCAGAAATGTTAGGCTATCAAGAGGCTATACAAAGATAA
- the yqeK gene encoding bis(5'-nucleosyl)-tetraphosphatase (symmetrical) YqeK: MDKAFAIELVEQKLPQKRFDHSIRVAETAVKLSKIYEGDAQKAELAGILHDFCKYDDLSSLYQKVTEYELDSNLLSYGTEILHGPVCAAIMEHQYHISDKEILLAIANHTTGRKNMTKTEKLVFIADYIEPGRKTPGVDEIRSFVYSGKGLDRTIYEISKRTVMYLVSKDVTVYQRTIDCLNYYNLNESK, from the coding sequence ATGGATAAGGCGTTTGCAATAGAACTTGTTGAACAAAAGTTACCTCAAAAACGATTCGATCACTCTATTCGTGTAGCTGAAACAGCTGTAAAACTTTCTAAGATATATGAAGGTGATGCCCAAAAAGCTGAGTTAGCAGGAATTTTACATGACTTTTGTAAGTATGATGATTTAAGTTCATTATATCAAAAGGTGACCGAGTACGAACTTGATTCTAATCTTTTAAGTTACGGTACAGAAATTTTACACGGCCCAGTATGTGCTGCAATTATGGAACATCAATATCATATTTCAGATAAGGAGATTTTATTAGCCATTGCTAACCATACAACAGGACGAAAAAATATGACAAAAACAGAAAAGCTGGTTTTTATCGCTGATTATATCGAACCTGGACGTAAAACACCAGGTGTCGATGAGATTCGCTCTTTTGTCTATAGTGGCAAAGGCTTAGATCGTACAATTTACGAAATATCTAAACGTACCGTTATGTATCTTGTCTCTAAAGATGTTACGGTATATCAGAGAACAATTGATTGCCTTAATTATTATAATTTAAATGAATCTAAATAA